One genomic segment of Kiritimatiella glycovorans includes these proteins:
- a CDS encoding trimethylamine methyltransferase family protein, translating to MTMTNATKQREGVLVKPKCRLSEDQIAQIDRMSRELLENPGLICYNAQTAELLKEAGAEVQEETSEYTRIRIPSSLIDRVVESAPSTVTLGARNPDNRLVLDAHEPRVRFGSGSETNFWLDLDFENGKPVFTRKPGSIEQLCRTARLCDRLENLDFFIRCINIRDRDIDETNKDVNKFLASLNNITKHVQAGLTSLDALEDVLNIGRIIAGGEDAFRENPVLSFITCVIKSPMQVTDDTADKLIAIARAGAPVVISSCPMGGATGPFDEFGMVAQINAELLAGVCINQCANPGAPVLYGAVPVRTRLDNLNDMYGAPEFVHYNLDCAQMARHYGLPCYSTAGVADTSEPGIQATVEKMLTYMTVPQGGAQYIHYAFGLLERTNTFSPEQAILDDAQIGIAKRALAEPDVSEERYDEVRDTIREVMDSDHKSYVYHLPLPTEEPVYVAYPYEDGDEGPLKAAQERYREILAEPAEPLPEDILQRLRDEVPGILDATLKS from the coding sequence ATGACGATGACGAACGCCACGAAGCAACGCGAAGGGGTGCTGGTTAAACCGAAGTGCCGGCTCTCGGAAGACCAGATCGCACAGATCGACCGGATGTCCCGCGAACTTCTCGAAAACCCGGGACTGATCTGCTACAATGCGCAGACGGCCGAACTGCTGAAAGAGGCCGGGGCCGAGGTCCAGGAGGAGACCTCGGAATACACCCGCATCCGCATCCCCTCGAGCCTGATCGACCGCGTCGTCGAAAGTGCGCCCTCAACCGTCACCCTCGGCGCCCGCAACCCGGACAACCGGCTGGTCCTCGACGCGCACGAGCCGCGCGTACGCTTCGGCAGCGGGTCGGAAACCAATTTCTGGCTCGATCTGGATTTCGAAAACGGCAAGCCTGTCTTCACGCGCAAACCCGGATCGATCGAACAGCTCTGCCGGACCGCCCGGCTCTGCGACCGGCTCGAAAACCTCGATTTCTTTATCCGCTGCATCAATATCCGTGACCGGGACATCGACGAGACCAACAAGGACGTCAACAAGTTCCTCGCCAGCCTGAATAACATCACCAAACACGTGCAGGCGGGCCTCACGTCGCTGGACGCGCTCGAGGATGTGCTCAACATCGGCCGGATCATCGCGGGCGGCGAGGACGCCTTTCGCGAGAACCCCGTGCTCTCGTTCATCACCTGCGTCATCAAGAGCCCGATGCAGGTGACCGACGACACGGCGGACAAGCTGATCGCCATCGCACGCGCCGGGGCGCCGGTGGTCATCTCGAGCTGTCCGATGGGCGGCGCGACGGGGCCGTTCGACGAGTTCGGCATGGTCGCGCAGATCAACGCCGAGCTGCTCGCCGGCGTCTGCATCAACCAGTGCGCGAACCCCGGCGCCCCCGTCCTCTACGGGGCCGTTCCGGTGCGCACGCGGCTGGACAACCTGAACGACATGTACGGGGCTCCGGAATTCGTCCATTACAACCTCGACTGCGCCCAGATGGCCCGCCACTACGGCCTCCCCTGCTACTCGACCGCGGGCGTGGCCGACACGTCGGAACCGGGCATCCAGGCCACCGTCGAAAAGATGCTGACCTACATGACGGTGCCTCAGGGCGGTGCGCAGTATATCCACTACGCCTTCGGGCTGCTCGAGCGCACGAACACGTTCTCGCCCGAACAGGCGATCCTCGACGACGCCCAGATCGGCATCGCGAAGCGCGCCCTGGCCGAACCGGACGTGTCGGAAGAGCGGTACGACGAGGTCCGCGATACGATCCGCGAGGTCATGGACTCGGACCACAAGTCCTACGTCTACCACCTCCCCCTCCCGACCGAGGAACCCGTCTACGTCGCCTACCCTTACGAAGACGGCGACGAGGGACCGCTCAAGGCCGCGCAGGAACGCTACCGCGAGATCCTCGCCGAGCCCGCGGAACCGCTTCCGGAAGATATCCTGCAACGGCTGCGCGACGAAGTGCCCGGCATTCTCGACGCGACGCTCAAGAGCTGA
- a CDS encoding topoisomerase DNA-binding C4 zinc finger domain-containing protein, whose amino-acid sequence MSGKPRTDGGYRRTRSFQTATLIYDATYRFGRKHLESESGAAERMIRAARSGRLHIVGACRHSASSPRTELRRMNAARARLEELLLDFEDILRRRRLPLWEDEGSEAAAVQAVEGSGRSDLTDQEREALYARWLEHDDPAVTANAVICLIERVNDLLDRRIASMENKFGDQGGHREGHALARAGDGARPRENSGSGDGGSGSPPDCPRCGKPMIKRTAKTGNMAGKPFWGCSGYPACKGTMKISS is encoded by the coding sequence ATGTCCGGAAAACCACGCACCGACGGAGGATACCGCCGCACCCGCAGCTTCCAGACCGCCACCCTCATCTACGACGCCACGTACCGGTTCGGCAGAAAACACCTGGAATCGGAATCCGGGGCCGCGGAACGGATGATCCGGGCCGCGCGTTCGGGGCGGCTGCACATCGTGGGAGCGTGCCGCCACTCCGCGTCCTCTCCCCGGACGGAACTCCGGCGGATGAATGCGGCGCGTGCGAGGCTGGAGGAGCTGCTGCTCGACTTTGAGGACATCCTGCGGCGCCGGCGCCTGCCGCTCTGGGAGGACGAGGGGTCTGAAGCGGCTGCTGTGCAGGCCGTGGAGGGATCCGGTCGGTCGGATCTGACCGACCAGGAGCGCGAAGCCCTTTACGCACGCTGGCTGGAACACGACGATCCGGCCGTAACGGCCAACGCGGTGATCTGCCTGATCGAACGGGTAAACGACCTGCTCGATCGCCGGATCGCTTCGATGGAAAACAAGTTCGGGGATCAGGGCGGACACCGCGAAGGACACGCGCTGGCGCGGGCGGGGGATGGCGCGCGCCCGCGGGAGAACTCCGGGTCCGGTGACGGCGGCTCCGGATCACCGCCGGACTGTCCCAGGTGCGGCAAGCCGATGATCAAACGCACCGCGAAAACCGGGAATATGGCCGGGAAGCCCTTCTGGGGCTGCTCCGGTTACCCGGCGTGCAAGGGAACAATGAAGATCAGTTCATAA
- the ftsW gene encoding putative lipid II flippase FtsW → MAWSSTDQDAARGQDGSYALRLLVGAVLILATFGFVMLASASSVSAAHRFGDPYFFVKRQAIWLVLAFAAALITARIPADYLRRWALPAWGVSLLLLLAVWFPVIGHEVNGSHRWIKVGAVTFQPSEAAKLGSILLIAWWMSPRWRKGSEIRKGFLMPLACLGLTGVLILFEPDFGTTMLVLFSGLLLMYAAGAHVGYIIIVGLLGMSALSILIMHNPERMGRILAFLNPGEYVRSDAWQLVNSLCAFREGGLCGVGLGESIQKRFYLPEAHTDFIFAIMAEELGLIASGAVLLLFVVFFLCGMRVATAAGDRFMRHTVLGVVFMITLQGLINMGVVTGCLPTKGLPLPFISYGGSSLIVTGAMIGLILNAGRGQKGNRV, encoded by the coding sequence ATGGCGTGGTCTTCGACCGATCAGGATGCCGCGCGCGGTCAGGACGGATCCTATGCGCTGCGGCTTCTGGTCGGGGCCGTGCTTATTCTCGCCACCTTCGGATTCGTAATGCTGGCCAGCGCGAGCAGCGTGAGCGCCGCCCACCGCTTCGGCGATCCTTATTTTTTTGTCAAGCGACAGGCGATATGGCTGGTCCTTGCATTCGCGGCGGCGCTGATCACCGCCCGTATCCCCGCGGATTATCTGCGGCGCTGGGCCCTTCCGGCCTGGGGGGTCTCGCTGCTTCTGCTCCTCGCGGTCTGGTTTCCCGTGATCGGCCACGAGGTGAACGGCAGCCATCGCTGGATTAAAGTGGGCGCGGTCACGTTCCAGCCCTCGGAGGCCGCCAAGCTGGGATCCATCCTGCTGATCGCCTGGTGGATGTCGCCGCGGTGGAGGAAGGGAAGCGAGATCCGGAAGGGATTCCTGATGCCGCTGGCCTGCCTGGGGCTCACCGGCGTGCTCATCCTGTTTGAACCGGATTTCGGCACGACCATGCTGGTCCTGTTTTCGGGACTCCTGCTGATGTATGCGGCGGGGGCGCACGTGGGATATATCATCATTGTGGGGCTGCTCGGCATGTCGGCCCTGAGCATCCTGATCATGCACAACCCGGAACGGATGGGCCGCATCCTGGCCTTTCTCAATCCGGGTGAATATGTGCGCAGCGACGCGTGGCAGCTCGTCAATTCGCTGTGCGCCTTCAGAGAAGGCGGGCTCTGCGGCGTCGGCCTCGGGGAGAGCATTCAGAAGCGGTTCTACCTTCCGGAGGCCCATACGGATTTCATTTTCGCGATCATGGCGGAGGAATTGGGGCTCATCGCCAGCGGCGCCGTGCTCCTCCTGTTCGTGGTGTTCTTTCTCTGCGGCATGCGTGTGGCGACGGCGGCCGGCGACCGGTTTATGCGCCATACGGTGCTGGGCGTGGTTTTCATGATCACCCTTCAGGGCCTGATCAACATGGGGGTGGTCACCGGCTGTCTTCCCACCAAAGGTCTTCCGCTGCCCTTTATCAGCTACGGCGGATCGAGCCTGATCGTCACCGGCGCGATGATCGGACTGATCCTGAATGCGGGGCGCGGACAAAAGGGCAACAGAGTTTAA
- the asnB gene encoding asparagine synthase B translates to MCGIAALWNQRNDAMLDAMLERVVHRGPDEHGTHHNRRGSLGHRRLSIMDPEGGHQPILSGDGRRAVIANGEIYNFPSLRPELEKEHRFRSRSDSEAPLHLYEDLADRAADRLDGMYAFVVADDEQLYAARDPVGIKPLYLGRTPEGPVFGSELKQFDGLTSEVREFPPGTCYHTEHGWRTFAPIPEREPEEGRSTEDWCSEIRTTLTNSVTKRMMSDVPVGAFLSGGLDSSLIAAIIRRQVEELHTFSVGVEGSRDIQAARLVARHIGSIHHEYVFTEEEVRDALPEILYHLESFDQDLVRSAIPCYFTSRLAAQHVKVIHTGEGADELFAGYTYVKDIDHHDDLHNELYRSVTALHNINLQRVDRLTMAHSLEGRVPFLDLDMIELAQRIPARFKLWRDEQGQPVEKWILRKAFEDLLPEEIVWRGKEQFDEGSGTVDIIERGIRHFIRPETAAEYSRSQSGHRLRSPEECAYHKVLADQFETPELVLSNVGRWADRPEGNELPG, encoded by the coding sequence ATGTGCGGAATCGCCGCTCTCTGGAATCAGCGCAACGACGCCATGCTCGACGCCATGCTCGAGCGGGTGGTTCACCGCGGGCCCGACGAACACGGGACGCACCACAACCGCCGCGGGTCGCTCGGCCACCGGCGTCTTTCGATCATGGATCCGGAGGGCGGACACCAGCCGATCCTGTCCGGCGACGGCCGCCGCGCCGTCATCGCCAACGGGGAGATCTACAACTTCCCGTCGCTCCGCCCGGAGCTGGAGAAGGAGCACCGATTCCGTTCGCGCAGCGACAGCGAGGCTCCGCTCCATCTCTATGAGGACCTCGCCGACCGCGCCGCGGACCGGCTGGACGGCATGTACGCCTTCGTGGTGGCCGACGACGAGCAGCTCTATGCCGCGCGCGATCCGGTGGGCATCAAGCCGCTGTACCTGGGCCGGACGCCGGAGGGACCGGTCTTCGGTTCGGAACTCAAACAATTCGACGGGCTCACCTCGGAGGTCAGGGAATTCCCCCCCGGCACCTGTTATCACACGGAACACGGCTGGCGGACCTTCGCCCCCATCCCCGAGAGGGAACCCGAAGAAGGCCGGAGCACGGAGGACTGGTGCTCGGAAATCCGCACCACCCTCACGAACTCCGTGACTAAACGCATGATGAGCGACGTACCCGTGGGCGCGTTCCTCTCCGGCGGACTCGACAGCAGCCTGATCGCGGCGATCATCCGTCGGCAGGTCGAGGAGCTGCACACGTTCTCGGTGGGGGTCGAGGGCAGCCGCGATATCCAGGCCGCCCGCCTCGTGGCCCGCCACATCGGCAGCATCCACCACGAGTACGTCTTCACCGAAGAGGAAGTGCGGGACGCCCTGCCCGAGATTCTCTATCATCTGGAATCCTTCGACCAGGACCTGGTGCGCAGCGCGATCCCCTGTTACTTCACCTCGCGCCTCGCCGCGCAGCATGTGAAGGTCATCCACACGGGAGAAGGCGCCGACGAACTTTTCGCGGGATATACCTATGTGAAGGACATCGATCATCACGACGACCTGCACAACGAACTCTACCGCAGCGTGACCGCGCTGCATAACATCAACCTGCAGCGGGTCGACCGCCTCACCATGGCCCACTCACTCGAAGGCCGCGTGCCGTTTCTGGATCTGGACATGATCGAACTGGCCCAGCGGATTCCCGCCCGCTTCAAGCTCTGGAGAGACGAGCAGGGTCAGCCGGTGGAGAAGTGGATTCTGCGCAAGGCGTTCGAGGATTTGCTCCCGGAGGAAATCGTCTGGCGCGGCAAGGAACAGTTCGACGAAGGCAGCGGAACGGTGGATATCATCGAGCGCGGCATCCGCCATTTCATTCGTCCGGAGACGGCCGCGGAGTACAGCCGCTCGCAGTCCGGACACCGTCTGCGCTCCCCGGAAGAATGCGCCTACCACAAGGTCCTCGCCGACCAGTTCGAAACCCCGGAACTCGTCCTCAGCAATGTCGGCCGCTGGGCCGACCGCCCGGAGGGTAACGAACTCCCCGGTTAA
- the tatA gene encoding twin-arginine translocase TatA/TatE family subunit translates to MNTVGFMGGLPGGPEILIILFVILLLFGGKKLPELARSLGKSLGEFKRGQKEGNESLSSLEDKTQDELEEGESKGAGNDEKTAPQNAGSGTEDRTKVSS, encoded by the coding sequence ATGAACACTGTCGGCTTTATGGGCGGTCTGCCGGGCGGACCGGAAATCCTGATCATTCTCTTCGTAATCCTGCTGCTCTTCGGGGGCAAGAAGCTGCCCGAACTGGCGCGTTCGCTCGGCAAGAGCCTGGGCGAGTTCAAACGCGGCCAGAAAGAAGGCAACGAATCCCTGAGCAGCCTTGAGGATAAGACCCAGGACGAGCTTGAGGAAGGCGAATCCAAAGGGGCCGGTAACGACGAAAAAACCGCCCCGCAGAACGCCGGGTCGGGAACGGAAGACCGGACCAAGGTGTCCTCCTGA
- a CDS encoding class I SAM-dependent methyltransferase — protein sequence MAPNYKADDQMPAYSEAVKSGLYAKKSGLTGKYDNVRRYWEDEITRHFLYRPIHQAVERCRCEMRRLRIMDLGCGSADGYELLAGIRDRDSDLQDDEVHLLDPDVLGLYHGTDLNEDLLDQGRAIYGNDPKLRFSQADFSQGIPIEKGDKPYDLYFTSFGTCSHHTDDRSFVRMMTDIARKTESYAVVVCDWLGRYSYEWQTLWTNDPSQNRVMDYVVSYIYDKEEREQRRDELQHLNLRLMSRPEIDKLIAQASQRAKVEIKPTRFFDRSVFVGRHLDTGEYNPHAQPIRAAVNSLHEPNQRTDLSTLLINYCPREGFETINDYFENLQLCWNTVVKDAMKQLVNYNPDRQEYMEKPPPIPNSYPQVLRTALERMRRIIEGVGWLHAGLPRENIIEPQLGYALRSLEMGLQRGQGCSHGLVGVFEIDKTGK from the coding sequence ATGGCCCCGAACTACAAAGCCGACGACCAGATGCCCGCCTACAGCGAGGCCGTAAAGAGCGGACTCTACGCCAAGAAGAGCGGGCTCACCGGCAAGTACGACAACGTGCGGCGCTACTGGGAGGACGAGATCACGCGTCATTTCCTCTACCGCCCCATCCACCAGGCGGTGGAACGCTGCCGCTGCGAGATGCGCCGGCTGCGCATCATGGACCTCGGCTGCGGAAGCGCCGACGGCTACGAGCTGCTGGCCGGCATCCGCGACCGGGATTCCGACCTGCAGGACGACGAGGTGCACCTGCTCGACCCCGATGTGCTCGGACTCTATCACGGCACGGACCTGAACGAGGATCTGCTCGACCAGGGCCGCGCGATCTACGGGAACGATCCCAAGCTGCGCTTCTCCCAGGCGGACTTTTCTCAGGGCATCCCGATCGAGAAAGGCGACAAGCCCTACGACCTGTACTTCACGTCGTTCGGAACCTGCTCGCACCACACCGACGACCGGAGCTTCGTGCGGATGATGACGGATATCGCGCGCAAGACCGAGAGCTACGCGGTGGTGGTCTGCGACTGGCTCGGGCGTTATTCGTATGAATGGCAGACGCTCTGGACCAACGATCCCTCACAAAACCGGGTGATGGACTACGTGGTCTCGTACATCTACGACAAGGAGGAACGCGAGCAGCGGCGCGATGAACTCCAGCACCTGAACCTGCGGCTGATGAGCCGTCCGGAGATCGATAAGCTCATCGCCCAGGCGTCGCAGCGCGCGAAGGTCGAGATCAAGCCCACGCGCTTCTTCGACCGTTCGGTCTTCGTCGGCCGCCACCTCGACACCGGCGAGTACAATCCCCACGCGCAGCCGATCCGCGCCGCGGTCAACTCGCTGCACGAACCGAACCAGCGAACCGACCTCAGCACGCTGCTGATCAACTACTGCCCGCGCGAGGGGTTCGAAACCATCAACGACTACTTCGAAAACCTCCAGCTCTGCTGGAACACGGTGGTCAAGGACGCGATGAAGCAGCTCGTCAATTACAACCCGGACCGCCAGGAATACATGGAGAAACCGCCCCCCATCCCCAATTCCTACCCCCAGGTGCTGCGCACCGCGCTGGAACGCATGCGGCGGATCATTGAAGGCGTCGGGTGGCTGCACGCCGGCCTGCCCCGCGAGAACATCATCGAGCCCCAGCTCGGGTACGCGCTCCGCTCGCTGGAGATGGGCCTCCAGCGGGGACAGGGCTGCTCGCACGGCCTCGTGGGCGTGTTCGAAATCGACAAAACGGGGAAATAG
- a CDS encoding trimethylamine methyltransferase family protein has translation MEKLKHDKPGLPSSLYRPLTEGGVENIADAAFEVLEKSGMAVYSETAFEALKAAGAQTDSASRTVRFPRSMVEDAIASNPSSVTLHARDPEYNAVLEKNRVHYGTGGTAIYVIDPITGERRQSNLSDVALNARMVDALDHIHVFTINVFPNEITDPDLIDTNRFFHALNHTRKHVMGGIYSMKGCRSVVKMAEMIAGGEGALRAKPFVSFITLIISPFKIDDSYGEITCYLAQEHLPVVVPTEPICGTTAPITLAGNVLTHTAETLAGITLVQSVSRGAPGICGSVGSTTNLSNMDHLGGSIERAMINSAVSQMAQHFEIPLYSTGGTSDAKEVDVQAAYETSMSSLLVAMSGANYIHDIAGLMEADLTVAYDKLVLDNEILGMCQRVLRGVEVNDETLAKDLIIEKGPTEDYLTEEHTIEHMRDEFFVPKLANRDKREHYDAGNSALARARKYVQEFCETPPGNLLDENLRTQIRTEFPEIRDV, from the coding sequence TTGGAAAAACTCAAACACGATAAGCCGGGGCTGCCCTCTTCGCTCTACCGTCCTCTGACGGAAGGCGGCGTGGAGAACATCGCCGACGCCGCGTTCGAGGTGCTCGAAAAATCGGGCATGGCCGTCTACTCCGAGACCGCCTTCGAGGCGCTCAAAGCCGCGGGCGCGCAGACCGATTCCGCCTCCCGGACCGTCCGCTTTCCCCGGTCGATGGTCGAGGACGCGATTGCGTCCAATCCCTCCTCCGTCACGCTTCACGCCCGCGACCCCGAATATAATGCCGTACTGGAAAAGAACCGGGTTCACTACGGCACCGGCGGAACCGCGATCTATGTGATCGACCCGATCACCGGCGAACGGCGCCAGTCGAATCTCTCCGACGTCGCGCTCAATGCGCGCATGGTCGACGCGCTCGATCACATCCATGTCTTCACGATCAACGTCTTTCCCAACGAGATCACCGATCCCGATCTGATCGACACCAACCGCTTCTTCCACGCCCTCAATCACACCCGCAAGCACGTCATGGGCGGCATCTACTCGATGAAGGGCTGCCGCAGCGTGGTCAAAATGGCCGAGATGATCGCCGGCGGCGAGGGCGCGCTGCGGGCCAAACCCTTCGTCTCGTTCATCACGCTGATCATCAGCCCGTTCAAGATCGACGACAGCTACGGCGAGATCACCTGCTACCTCGCGCAGGAGCACCTCCCCGTGGTGGTGCCCACAGAGCCGATCTGCGGCACGACCGCCCCGATCACCCTCGCGGGCAACGTCCTGACGCACACGGCCGAGACGCTCGCAGGCATCACCCTCGTGCAGTCGGTCAGCCGGGGCGCCCCCGGCATCTGCGGGAGCGTGGGATCGACCACCAACCTCAGCAACATGGACCATCTCGGCGGATCGATCGAGCGGGCCATGATCAATTCCGCCGTCTCGCAGATGGCGCAGCACTTCGAGATCCCGCTCTATTCGACCGGCGGCACCTCGGACGCGAAGGAGGTCGACGTCCAGGCCGCGTACGAAACCTCGATGTCCAGCCTGCTCGTGGCCATGTCGGGAGCGAATTACATCCACGACATCGCCGGTCTCATGGAGGCCGACCTCACCGTGGCCTACGACAAGCTGGTGCTCGACAACGAGATCCTCGGCATGTGCCAGCGGGTACTCCGCGGCGTGGAGGTCAACGATGAAACCCTCGCCAAGGACCTGATCATCGAAAAGGGACCCACGGAGGATTACCTCACGGAGGAACATACCATCGAGCACATGCGCGACGAGTTCTTCGTCCCGAAGCTCGCGAACCGGGATAAGCGCGAGCACTACGACGCCGGGAACAGCGCCCTCGCCCGCGCACGCAAGTACGTGCAGGAATTCTGCGAGACCCCGCCCGGGAATCTGCTCGACGAGAATCTCCGGACGCAGATCCGCACGGAATTTCCGGAAATCCGGGACGTATAG